The following are from one region of the Sandaracinus amylolyticus genome:
- a CDS encoding ATP-binding protein: protein MADGETKAPPCAECGSSEHVLDACPLRAMIERDARLRREREERRGAERPLAPVGRDLAAVIEATAAMATASDEDIHRMEVRLRRQERNERLLASGVAEPGPLRDEDRRMLLDETFDPNKHAMRVVRGWLARATDTVTPDRNMLVLCGERGTGKTLAAAWAIAQMGGRYVTLEEYLRDYARWQRDRSREDGGKAELSRYDASGLLVIDELRGDLSRDDLDDWLAKLERPAWHRIVDRRQSRRRQLTIALTNAKKGEVEPPSGFLGALVDGTYDGRTYDRMRRDAYVIGIEGKSMRGGAL, encoded by the coding sequence GTGGCTGACGGCGAGACGAAGGCGCCTCCGTGCGCCGAGTGCGGTTCGAGCGAGCACGTCCTCGACGCGTGCCCGCTGCGCGCGATGATCGAGCGCGACGCTCGCCTTCGACGTGAGCGCGAGGAGCGCCGCGGGGCCGAGCGACCTCTCGCGCCTGTCGGTCGTGATCTCGCCGCCGTGATCGAGGCGACCGCCGCGATGGCGACCGCGAGCGACGAGGACATCCACCGGATGGAGGTTCGGCTCCGTCGGCAGGAGCGCAACGAGCGGCTCCTCGCGAGCGGGGTCGCAGAGCCCGGACCGCTTCGAGACGAAGACCGGAGGATGCTGCTCGACGAGACCTTCGATCCAAACAAGCACGCGATGCGCGTCGTGCGCGGGTGGCTCGCTCGAGCGACCGACACCGTCACGCCCGATCGCAACATGCTCGTGCTGTGTGGCGAGCGGGGCACCGGCAAGACGCTCGCGGCTGCGTGGGCGATCGCGCAGATGGGCGGCCGGTACGTGACGCTCGAGGAGTACCTGCGCGACTACGCGCGGTGGCAGCGCGATCGCTCGCGCGAGGACGGAGGCAAGGCCGAACTCTCGCGGTACGACGCGAGCGGCCTGCTCGTGATCGACGAGCTCCGCGGCGACCTCTCGCGCGACGACCTCGACGACTGGCTCGCGAAGCTCGAGCGCCCCGCGTGGCACCGCATCGTCGACCGTCGACAGTCGCGACGTAGGCAGCTCACGATCGCGCTCACCAACGCGAAGAAGGGCGAGGTCGAACCTCCCTCGGGCTTCCTCGGCGCGCTCGTCGATGGGACGTACGACGGTCGCACCTACGACCGCATGCGTCGCGACGCGTACGTGATCGGGATCGAGGGCAAGAGCATGCGCGGCGGTGCGCTGTGA
- a CDS encoding HNH endonuclease has protein sequence MTRKRPHWKRENRARHWLRKRVIDAAGGRCLGCGEMVNLIENHPLQATLDHVVPLARGGRHVLANVQLLCRACNQRKGCTPPEFWTRYDEEHAA, from the coding sequence GTGACGCGCAAGCGGCCTCACTGGAAGCGCGAGAACCGCGCGCGACACTGGCTCCGGAAGCGCGTGATCGACGCGGCCGGCGGTCGGTGCCTCGGCTGTGGCGAGATGGTGAACCTCATCGAGAACCACCCGCTGCAGGCGACGCTCGATCACGTCGTGCCGCTCGCGCGCGGCGGCCGGCACGTGCTCGCTAACGTCCAGCTGCTCTGCCGCGCGTGCAACCAGCGGAAGGGCTGCACGCCGCCCGAGTTCTGGACCCGCTACGACGAGGAGCACGCAGCGTGA
- a CDS encoding helix-turn-helix domain-containing protein, whose product MDAEHATRQAAPQLLPCDKTRMPRPAPDLLPGQRLRLLLDQLRVEWDERHGDSPGFQRDAAKKTGMSESQVSKLVKGERAGGDLKTLFDVIRTMKIRPDFFFDEALSEPHYRQFVKSRGPKLAPVSEAWATFLEIGGPKKYGLTTEQTEWLRTAPFRGGAQSVDDYIAAARAITKATAQRPPGWAEAEADEGDE is encoded by the coding sequence ATGGACGCAGAACATGCCACGCGGCAAGCCGCACCGCAACTCTTGCCATGCGACAAGACGCGGATGCCGCGACCTGCGCCCGATCTCCTGCCCGGTCAGCGCCTGCGTCTCCTGCTCGACCAACTACGCGTCGAGTGGGACGAGCGTCATGGCGACTCCCCGGGCTTCCAGCGAGATGCGGCGAAGAAGACCGGGATGTCGGAGTCTCAGGTCAGCAAGCTCGTGAAGGGGGAGCGCGCGGGTGGGGATCTCAAGACGCTCTTCGACGTCATCCGGACGATGAAGATCCGGCCCGACTTCTTCTTCGACGAGGCCCTTTCTGAGCCACATTACCGCCAGTTCGTGAAGAGTCGCGGGCCGAAGCTCGCCCCGGTGAGCGAGGCGTGGGCGACGTTCCTCGAGATCGGTGGACCGAAGAAGTACGGACTCACCACCGAGCAGACGGAATGGCTGCGCACCGCTCCCTTCCGGGGCGGCGCACAGTCGGTCGACGACTACATCGCGGCGGCGCGCGCGATCACGAAGGCCACAGCGCAGCGCCCGCCCGGGTGGGCGGAGGCCGAGGCGGACGAGGGCGACGAGTAG
- a CDS encoding DUF2303 family protein, translating to MSSYEGNSEQQGDVRAAIEAVERLATPKVCEVDGIADGELVVIPKGMEIVDLKPQIDKRRERPERKKGTAKLTTLAAFCGFVRRFADDESALFAVDNRKAPKLLAVFDYHHSNARDEVSGRVVTAGQPRFGEHRAEYAFPISDAWKAWTEIAGKPLSQGDFAAFLEERIVDVISPEKLGEKTLERVAEMHIERLANSIELMVLSKGLSVRVDAKVTQAVNLSTGETALGFEETHRDAGGGQVRVPPAFALNMPVFRSGRFYVVIARLRYRVHAGSITWTVQLQRADEAFDDAFAEACDEARIATELPLFFGTPEA from the coding sequence ATGAGCAGCTACGAGGGCAACAGCGAACAGCAGGGCGACGTGCGCGCCGCGATCGAAGCCGTCGAGCGCCTCGCCACGCCGAAGGTGTGCGAGGTCGACGGCATCGCAGACGGCGAGCTCGTCGTGATCCCGAAGGGGATGGAGATCGTCGACCTGAAGCCACAGATCGACAAGCGCCGCGAGCGCCCGGAGCGGAAGAAGGGCACCGCGAAGCTCACCACGCTCGCCGCGTTCTGCGGGTTCGTGCGTCGCTTCGCCGACGACGAGTCGGCACTCTTCGCGGTCGACAACCGCAAGGCGCCGAAGCTCCTCGCGGTGTTCGACTATCACCACTCGAACGCTCGCGACGAGGTGAGCGGGCGCGTCGTCACGGCGGGGCAGCCGCGCTTCGGCGAGCACCGCGCCGAGTACGCGTTCCCGATCTCCGATGCGTGGAAGGCGTGGACCGAGATCGCGGGAAAGCCCCTGTCGCAGGGCGACTTCGCCGCGTTCCTCGAAGAGCGCATCGTCGACGTGATCTCGCCCGAGAAGCTCGGCGAGAAGACGCTCGAGCGCGTCGCCGAGATGCACATCGAGCGCCTCGCCAACTCGATCGAGCTGATGGTGCTGTCGAAGGGGCTCTCGGTCCGCGTCGACGCGAAGGTCACGCAGGCGGTGAACCTGTCGACCGGCGAGACGGCGCTCGGCTTCGAGGAGACGCACCGCGACGCGGGCGGCGGCCAGGTGCGCGTGCCCCCTGCGTTCGCGCTGAACATGCCGGTGTTCCGCAGCGGGCGCTTCTACGTCGTGATCGCGCGCCTGCGCTACCGCGTGCACGCGGGATCGATCACGTGGACGGTCCAGCTCCAGCGCGCCGACGAGGCCTTCGACGATGCGTTCGCCGAGGCGTGCGACGAGGCGCGCATCGCGACCGAGCTGCCGCTCTTCTTCGGGACGCCGGAGGCGTGA
- a CDS encoding ImmA/IrrE family metallo-endopeptidase yields MERQLEDIATATLAKYGMPLPVDIYRLCIRMKYDVRLGEPGSRPTVLGRTIFVTPEEPEERQRFAAAHELAHMIMRALGLSISESEKHANWLASALLHPEAWFLERLAARGWDLAALKTDCRWSSYEAIGRRIVSLQPAVLWVCDRGPGVRKGYRVASRGLVARHKKPTRIEWKLVRDAAASLQPQVIAGVGAWPLPSPEHEWLRVVSLARADAIAM; encoded by the coding sequence ATGGAACGCCAGCTCGAAGACATCGCAACGGCGACGCTCGCCAAGTATGGGATGCCCTTGCCGGTCGACATCTACCGGCTGTGCATCCGCATGAAGTACGACGTGCGGCTTGGCGAACCGGGGTCACGCCCGACCGTGCTCGGCCGCACCATCTTCGTCACGCCCGAGGAACCGGAGGAGCGGCAGCGTTTCGCCGCAGCGCACGAGCTCGCGCACATGATCATGAGAGCGCTCGGGCTCTCGATCTCCGAGTCCGAGAAGCACGCGAACTGGCTCGCGTCCGCGCTGCTTCATCCTGAGGCGTGGTTCCTCGAGCGGCTCGCGGCTCGCGGTTGGGATCTGGCGGCGCTCAAGACCGACTGCCGGTGGTCGTCCTACGAGGCGATCGGCCGGCGCATCGTGAGCCTGCAGCCGGCCGTGCTCTGGGTGTGCGACCGCGGGCCCGGCGTCCGGAAGGGCTACCGCGTCGCGTCGCGCGGGCTCGTGGCGCGCCATAAGAAGCCAACGCGGATCGAGTGGAAGCTGGTGCGGGACGCCGCGGCGAGCCTTCAGCCGCAGGTGATCGCGGGCGTCGGCGCTTGGCCGCTGCCGAGCCCCGAGCACGAGTGGCTCCGGGTCGTGTCGCTCGCCCGCGCTGACGCGATCGCGATGTGA
- a CDS encoding helix-turn-helix domain-containing protein encodes MNPRELFSLWLEEQVAAGVTRTQIAVRLGCHPSQLPRFESGVRTPDLAVAFAIEDETRGWDRGPIPARSWVGLIDDSDAREVVTPRNVKRVATAGQCR; translated from the coding sequence ATGAACCCTCGTGAGTTGTTCTCGCTCTGGCTGGAAGAGCAGGTCGCCGCGGGCGTCACGCGTACGCAGATCGCGGTGCGGCTTGGGTGCCACCCCTCGCAGCTGCCGCGATTCGAGAGCGGCGTGCGCACCCCCGATCTCGCTGTCGCATTCGCCATCGAGGACGAGACGCGGGGTTGGGACCGCGGCCCGATTCCCGCTCGCTCGTGGGTCGGCCTGATCGACGATTCCGATGCCCGCGAGGTCGTCACGCCTCGCAACGTGAAGCGCGTCGCAACCGCGGGGCAGTGCCGATGA
- a CDS encoding DNA-methyltransferase — protein MIDATRKGLVLVGDCRARLRELPDESVHCVVTSPPYWGLRDYGVEGQLGLEESPHEFVEKLVEVFREVRRVLRSDGTCWVNLGDSYAGNPGGFQGKHGQRASRTFTARIDTKKRGHGLKPKDLVGIPWRVALAMQDDGWWLRSDIIWSKPNPLPESVTDRPTKSHEYLFLLTKSERYFYDADSIRTPLAEKTFTAYGTTRRSKGTDALGKIAAHNIARDVPERKPRLNADGEPAGANRRSVWTIATRPYEGAHFATFPPDLVEPCVLAGCPREGLVLDPFAGSGTTLQVALERGRRALGIELNPEYARLIEQRLASVQFPLPMGGAA, from the coding sequence GTGATCGACGCGACGCGGAAGGGCCTCGTGCTCGTCGGCGACTGCCGCGCGCGCCTGCGCGAGCTCCCAGACGAAAGCGTGCACTGCGTCGTGACGTCGCCGCCCTACTGGGGCCTGCGCGACTACGGCGTCGAGGGGCAGCTCGGCCTCGAGGAGAGCCCGCACGAGTTCGTCGAGAAGCTCGTCGAGGTGTTCCGAGAGGTGCGTCGCGTGCTCCGCTCCGACGGCACGTGCTGGGTGAACCTCGGCGACTCGTACGCGGGCAACCCCGGCGGGTTCCAGGGGAAGCATGGGCAGCGCGCGTCGCGCACCTTCACCGCGCGCATCGACACGAAGAAGCGCGGCCACGGGCTGAAGCCCAAGGACCTGGTCGGCATCCCGTGGCGCGTCGCGCTCGCGATGCAGGACGACGGGTGGTGGCTCCGCTCGGACATCATCTGGTCGAAGCCCAACCCGCTCCCGGAGTCGGTGACCGACCGGCCGACGAAGTCCCACGAGTATCTCTTCCTGCTCACGAAGAGCGAGCGGTACTTCTACGACGCCGATTCGATCCGCACGCCCCTCGCCGAGAAGACGTTCACCGCGTATGGCACCACGCGTCGGTCGAAGGGCACCGACGCGCTCGGCAAGATCGCCGCGCACAACATCGCGCGCGACGTGCCCGAGCGGAAGCCGCGTCTCAACGCGGACGGCGAGCCCGCTGGCGCGAACCGGCGCTCGGTCTGGACGATCGCGACGAGGCCCTACGAGGGCGCGCACTTCGCGACGTTCCCGCCCGATCTCGTCGAGCCCTGCGTGCTCGCGGGCTGCCCGCGCGAGGGCCTCGTGCTCGACCCGTTCGCGGGCTCCGGGACCACGTTGCAGGTCGCGCTCGAGCGCGGCCGGCGCGCACTCGGAATCGAGCTCAACCCCGAATACGCGCGCCTGATCGAGCAGCGTCTCGCGAGCGTCCAGTTCCCGCTGCCGATGGGTGGTGCGGCGTGA
- a CDS encoding RusA family crossover junction endodeoxyribonuclease, translated as MTELRYTLPGRPVTWKRARSKGSQRWTDPAMRAAQHAHALLVQSLVARMRTWPLEAHYTLEVVAYCAPVQRGDADNYAKLVADALQGVAYTNDRRLVDVRGRREIDAASPRTEVVLRVVECAR; from the coding sequence GTGACCGAGCTCCGCTACACGCTCCCGGGCCGCCCCGTCACGTGGAAGCGCGCCCGCTCGAAGGGCTCGCAGCGCTGGACGGACCCCGCGATGCGCGCTGCGCAGCACGCTCACGCCCTGCTCGTGCAGTCGCTCGTAGCGCGCATGCGCACGTGGCCGCTCGAAGCGCACTACACGCTCGAGGTCGTCGCGTACTGCGCCCCGGTGCAGCGTGGCGACGCCGACAACTACGCGAAGCTCGTGGCCGATGCGTTGCAGGGCGTCGCCTACACGAACGACCGGCGCCTCGTCGACGTCCGTGGGCGACGTGAGATCGACGCAGCCAGCCCGCGCACCGAGGTCGTGCTGCGCGTCGTGGAGTGTGCTCGATGA